GCGCTCCCGGCAGCGCCGGATGGCGACATCGAGCGGCGGACGCAGAATCACGTAGTGGAGGGGTGCCGCGATTTTCCGGAACGGTTCCAGGAACCACGGCCCGACGATGCCGTCGACGACGACGAAGTAGCCGCCGCCGGCATAGCCTGTCGCCGCCTTGGTCAAGACATCGACGACGACGACATTCTGTTCATGCGCTTCCGGCAGATAGGGCGGGATCACGCCGTTCTTGATGAAGTGCCAGAAGTCGTCGCAATGAAGATGAACCTTCGGCGAGCCGGGCTCGCGGGCGAGCGCCTCGGCCGTCGTGGTTTTCCCGGAGCCCGGCGGCCCGGTGAGAATGAGAACTTCGCCCGTGTGATCCATCGCGCGGCATTTTCGCACGAAGCAGCATCGTTTCGCAATTAGCCGATAGGGGGTCGGCAATAGCCCGGCATGACCCCTTCGTTCGGAAGAAGCCGCTGAAGCGGCGGCTACTCCGGTAGTCCCGCCATCCTGAGAGCCTCGATATATCCATTGCGATCGTCCGGTCGCCGGAATGGTGGCAGCACGTCGGCGAGATTGGAAAGTCGGAGGGCTGGGTCCATCAGGCACAGGCGGGCGATCGTTTCCCGGGCTTGCGCAAGCCGCCCGGCCATGGCCTGGCTCGCCGCCATCACGCGCATCGCGCTCGGGTAGTTCAGCTGGTGGCGTAGCGATTTTCCTGCCCAGACGGCAGCATCGTCATAGTGGCCGGCGCAAAAATGCGCGAGACCGATGTTGAACTGCCAGGCAAACAGGCGCGGATCCAAAGGGCTGAGACGCATGGCGAGTGTTGCGTGTTCAATGGCCCTATCAGGCTCGCCCAGGCACGCCTTCACCCAACTGCTGACGCCGAGCGCAGCCGCCAGGTTCGGGTTGAGGAAGAGTGCGCGATCGATGCAGGCCGCACTGTCATCGAGGTCGCCGCCGACATAACCGATGACATATCCGCCGTAGGTGAGCGCAACCGCATCGTCCCAGCCGAGTTCGACCGCTCTCCTCGCCAGCCGGGTCGCTTCGGCAGTCTCGTCTGCGGGATTGAGCATCCAGCCATTGCTCTTTCGTGTGGCGTAGCAGCGTGCCGCCCGTGCATGCGCTACGGCGAATTCCGGGTCACGCTCGATTGCCTCCCTGAAAAGCCGCAGCGCCTCGTCGATGACCGATCGGTTGGTGACCGTCCGGTCGAAGGCCGCCAGGCCGCGGAGATAGTAGTCGTAGGCGTCGAGGTTCTCTGTCGGCTTGCGTTTGGCACGCTCGATCTCAGCCTCCTCCACTTTCGGCGTTATGGCGCCGACGATGCTCGAGGCGACCTGATCCTGGAGATCGAAGACATTCGCCAGGGTTCCGTCAAAACGATCGGCCCAAAGATGTGTACCGGTCGACGTATCGATGAGCTGCCCGGCAATGCGCAGGCGGTCACCCGTCCGGCGCACGCTTCCTTCGACCACATAGCGCACGTCCAGCTCGCGCCCGACCTGCTTTATGTCGACCGCCTGACCTTTGTAGGTGAAGCTCGAATTCCGGGCGATGACATAGAGGTGGCGGAATTGAGCAAGCGCGATGGTGATGTCCTCGACAATGCCGTCGGCGAAATACTCCTGCTCCGCGTCGCCGCTCAGATTCTGAAACGGCAACACGGCAACCGATGGCCGGTCGTGATGTTTCGCCGAGGCTGAGATGGCCTGCGGCTGCAGCGCGAGGTCGGGGCTCGGTGTGGTCCGCTGATGTTCAGATCCCTGGCGCGATTGCAGCGAAGCGGCCAGGGAAGAGGTCTCTGCCTCGGGTTCTGCCTGAAGATGCTTCTTCAAGAACGCCCGACAGGCCTCGAACTGGCGCAAGGCCGCGTTTTCGTGACCCCTGAGAGCGTGGATCCGCATCAGCGCCCGATGGGCTGCCTCCATGGTCGGGTCCACAGCCAGCAGCCTCTCCGCCAGCGCTTCGCAGGCCGATTCTTCCGCCGCGCCCGGCTCGGAGAGCGCGAGGCTCAACCGCTCCACCAGCTGCAGCGCCTTGCGTTGATATGTGCTCTGGTAAGGTCCAAACCACTCATCCAGCCCGTCCGGAATGGCCTCGCCTGCGAGCACCTCGCCACGGTAGAGATCGGCGGCGAAGGCGAGATCGGCGGTCCGACCTGCCTCCAGTTTACGGTCGAAGATCGAAATGTCGGTTTCATCAGGACCTGTTATCAGCGCGACGGTCTCCTGATCCCCGTCGATGTAGACGGCGGCATCCCCGCCAGCCGGGAACGATCGTCTGATATCGACCAGCGCCTGGCGCAGGCTGTTGCGGGCCTGCTCATTGCTTCGTCCCGGCCAAAAGGTCTCGGAAAGCAGTTCCCTGCGATAGCCGCGGCGGCCTGCGAGCACGAGGGCAGCAAAGAGAAGCGACGTCTTGCGCGTGGTGAAGCGAACCTGCCGATGCTCCGGCGAAGTCACTTCGAGGCCACCCAGCAACCTGATGCGCACAGATTGTCCCCCAGATTTCGACTGCCGCCGCAGAATAGCATCTCGGCAAAGAGATTTAACACCGATTTAGCGGCGGCTTGTCGAAGTTTTCCCGGCCGTTCACGCTGAGCCGAACAGCGCGAAAACACCCGCGTGGCAGGCTCCCACTTGCAAATCTCACAGATGGGAGACTGAAAATGGCTCACACGGAAACGCATGCCGGCATCAGCGCGCCGGAAAGACAGCTGTTCGGGTCCGAGCCGAACAGCTTGGCAACCATCGTCGCCGCCCTGAGGGCGTGGCGGCGGGCCGTCGTTAGACGGAAGGCACTGGCAGAGTTGACGCCCGATCAGCTGAGGGACATCGGGCAGCCTGGGGATAATCGACCCGTGCTTGAAATCAAAGCCGGTCTGATGACGAAGTTGATGTCGATGAGGTGATCACAAAAGCGACGGTGCGGACGTGGCTGCTGCTGGTCGACAAGGCGAGGATCCAAGGCGCAAGGCTCGCGCCAGATTCGATTGGCAGAAGGCAGTCATTGATTCCTCCCAGGACGTATTGCCGACCGCTTTTCAGCAAGCACAGCCCCGTCAATGATTGGCGGGGCTTTTTGCTGTCCGGCGGCGCCGATCGGTCTGGCCGCTGGAAAAACGCGGAAGGAATATCAATTATGATGGGACGCAGGAACGATAGGAACGGCACGGCATGATCGATCATATCACCATGGCAGTCAGTGACCTTGAGAAGAGCAAATTGTTCTACGAACGCGCTTTCGAACCCCTCGGTTATCGCCTCTCCTTCGGGAAGGAGGGCGTGTTCTGGGCCTTCGATGTCGGCGGCAGCCTGTTCGAGATCCAGCACACCGACGACAAGCCGCCTTTGACGCGTGTGCACGTTGCCTTCCGGGTGCAGAGCAGGGCGGAGGTCGAGGCGTTTTATCGGGCTGCGCTCGAAGCCGGCGCCCGGGACAACGGCTTGCCCGGCCCGCGGCCGGAATATGAAGAGAACTATTATGCCTGCTTCGTTCTCGATCCCGACGGATACAATATTGAAGCGATGCTCAACCAGCCGGCGCCGCATGGGTGAGGCGCAGGCTCCGCCCAAAGATTGCAATCGAGGGGAGGTGGATATGTCGAGTTTCAGGAATGCTGTCGTCTCTTTACCCGGCAAGGAGCGTGTGGCGAAGACGCCGTTTGGCGCGAGGATCGTCATCCATGCCACGGCCGCCGAGACCGGCGGCGCGTTCGGGATGTGGGAAACCTTCACGCCGCCCGGTCATGGTCCGGCCCCGCACACGCATACGCGGGAGATTGAAGTCTTTCGGGTCATCCGCGGTCTCTATCGATTCCAATGCGGCGACGAGGCGTTCGACGCGCCTGTGGGAACCGTCGTCGTTCTGCCGCCACATGTACCGCACAGCTGGCGAAACATAGGCGACGAACCCGGCCAGATGTTCGGCACAGTCACGCCAGGCGGCTGCGAGCAAATGTTCATCGATATCGAGGCTTTTGGTGCCGATACGCCTGAGAAAATCGCGGTGATCGAAGCGCGACTGGGGATCATCAACGACATCACGCTGGCCCTCGGATTGACAGGCCCGCAACCGCGCTGATCGATCATCTGGGTGTCGATCGGATCCAGTTCAGCCCTGCGCCATCGCCCGCCACAACACCTCTCATTCGGGCTGCTCTTGGGCTTGGGCGTCGGCCTTCTTGGGTCTCAGCCGACAGTTTCGATGACAGCGGCAAGATCGGCAGTTGTGAACGGCTTGGTCAGCACCGGTCGGCCGGCAAAGGCGGGATCGATACCCGCTGGCCCATATCCGGTTGCGAAGGCAAACGGGATACCGCGCTGCTGAAGGACTGTCGCCACCGGGAATGACTGATGCCCAGCCAGGTTCACATCGAGAATGACGAAATCAAGATTTCCATCGGCGGCAACCTCCAGCGCCGTGGGCAAACGCGCGGCTGTCGCGACAACCTCGTGACCGAGGTCGATGAGCATATCTTCGATCATCATGGCGATGGTCATTTCATCTTCAACGACAAGAACGCGCTTGGCCATGTCATTCGTTCCGAAGACGGTCTGCCGGAGCGTCGAGGCTGAAGGAAAAACCCGTTTCGGCAAACGAAATCTCCACATTGCCTCCCGTCTCCGCGGCGAGGCCGCGCTGTATGAGGACCGTGCCGAATCCCTTCCGCTTCGGCTGTTCGACAGGCGGTCCGCCATGTTCGTTCCAGTCTATGCGGTAGCGTTGCGTTCCGTCGATGATTTGGAGGGAACATTTGACGCTGACGGCGCCGCCGTCATTCGACCATGCGCCATGGCGCACAGCATTCGTGCCGAGTTCGTGAAAGGCCATGGTCAGGGCCAGCGCCGTCTTTGCGGAAACCCGGATTTCGTCTCCGGTCAACTCCCACCGCCCGCCGTCCGGCCGATGTGGAACGGTCGCCTGGTCGAGCGTCTGTTTCAAGGAGGCGCTGCTCCACAATTCGCCTGTCAACAGATCATTGGCACGGCCGAGCGACACCAGCCGCGCCGTGAAACTGTCCAGTGCACGAGGGATGTCTTCGGCATCCCGGAAGGTGCGGTACGCAAAAGCCTGCACCATCGCCAGATTGTTCTTTACGCGATGGTTGAGCTCATGAACGACAAGTTCCAACTGCTGCTGTTTGCGTCGCCGCTCGGTGATATCGGTCGCGGCCCCAAACCATTCGACGATGGCGCCTGCGTCGTTCAGGAGTGGAACAGCCCGTGACAGCACCCACCCGGTGCTGCCGTCGGCCCGCCGGACGCGATGCTCGCATTCGAAAACACCCTTACTTGATATGGCCTCGTCGATCACCGCCTGGATCGCGGGAATGTCCTCGGGAAATAAATAGGCCTCCTGCCACGCGACAGTCGGATCGGCCGTGTCGGCGAGAACGTTACGACCGTCGAGCTGCTGCATCTCCTTCCAGTCGGCACTCATACGATAGACGATGTCGGTCGTCGCGGTCGTGAACGCCCTGAACCTCTCTTCGCTCTCGCGCAGTCGGCGCTGGCCAAGGACGCTTTTCGTCGTTTCGACGACGATCGCGATGACGCCGGCGGGTTTGCCGCTTTCGTCGAGGACGGGCGAATAGTCGAGGTTCATCCAGGCGGGAGCCGGACTGCCATGGCGCAACAGCGTCAACTCCTGGTTCTCGTAGGCGAGCGTTTTCCCCGACAGTCCGACTTTCATCACATTGTCATTGAAATCGGCAATTTCGCTCCAGCCCTCGCGGACCTTGGAACCGAGAAGATCCGGATGGCGGCTGCCTGCGAAGACGGAGTAGGCGTCGTTGTAGATCATCACACCGTCTTCGCCCCAGAGAAGAACGATCGGCACGGGTGAAAGCAGGAGCATATTCGTGGCCGTCTTCAGACTTTGCGGCCAGAGGTCGAGAGGACCGAGCGGCGTCTTGCTCCAGTCGCGGGTCTGGATCAGCCGGCCAATTTCCCCGCCACCGACAGGAAAGCGAGTAGTAAGTGGCTTAGGGGATTCGGAATCCAAGGCTCGCTCCAGAATTTGATGGTTTTTCTAATTAGCGCATCCTTTGATTCTTTCCACCCATGGATGTTGCGGCTTCTTCCTACCAATCTCCCTTGAGCATTGGCGCTTATTGAGCCGATCATCCTCTACACCCGCGCCATCGCCCGCCAGGCGGCCGGTGGGGTGGCGAAGGCGCGGGAGAAGGCGCGGTTGAAGGCGGCTTCGGTGGCATAGCCGGCCTCGTAAGCGATCGCCGCGATCGGCTGGCCTGATGTGGCGAGTGCGACGCTTGCGAGGTAGAGCCGCCAGTCCCTGATATAGCGGATCGGTGATGTCGAGAGCATCGCCTGGAAGCGGTCGGCGAGGGCGCTGCGTGACTGGCCGGCGGCGGCGGCGAGGTCCTCCAGCGACCAGTCACGTTTGGGATCGTCGTGAATGAGGGAGAGGCAGCGCGACAGCGCCGGGTCGGCGAGCGCTGCCAGCCAGCCGACCGAGCGCGGCTCGGCCATCATGATCTGATGGCGCAGAATCTCGATGAAGACGATTTCCGTCAGCCGCGGCAGCATCGAGACGCCGCCGGCGCGCGGCCTGTCGACCTCCTCGACCATCTGGCGGATGGTGGCGCGCAGCCAGTCGCCGTCATTGGCGGCTCGTGTCCTGACATGGATCAGCTTGGGCAGCGCTTGACGCAGCGGCGCAAAGCTCAACCCGTCCCATTGCAGATAGCCGCAGAGCAGCCGCACCCCTTGAGCCGCCTCACCATAGCGCAGCACGGGAATCTCACGCCATGGCTTCTGCGGAAGGTCGCGGGTTGGCAGGACCAGCGTGCCGTCTCTGCCCGCGCCGAGCTGATGGCCGGTGCCGAAGGGGAAGACCAGTACGTCGCCGGCCTCCAGCTCGGTCTCTTCGCCTTCCGTTTTCAACCAGCAGCGGCCCTCCACGACGATGTGAAACGGCATCGTGCCCGAAGCCTTGGCCGAAAGATTTGCCAGCGACGGCGCGGCATCGGTCTGCCAGTCGCCCGTCGGCATGAAGCAGAACTGCAGCGATCCCGAAAGGCGGATCGTCGACAGCAGCGCCGACAGCACGTCGTCGCGCGCAACACCCGCAGCGTCTGGATTTTCGGACAAGGCTTCACGCATTCCGGCCAAATACGCGCGCCGCGCACCCTCCTATGGTGTTCCCGCTCGCTCGTAGTGAGCGTTCACGTCAACTCACTGGGAGAATACTATGCAAACTCAAAGCGACAAACTGGTCGTGCTTGTTACCAAGGGCATCGAATCCGAACTGTCCTCCGTCGCCTTCACCATTGCCAATGGCGGCATCACCGCCGGGCTGAAGGTTTCTGTGTTCCTCACCAGCACCGGGATCGACCTGGTGCGCAAGGGCGGCCAGCGCATGACGCATGTGCCGCCGCTCGATCCGCTGTCGAGCCTGATCGAGAATTTCCAGCAGCGCGGCGGCACGATCTGGGCCTGCCCGCCCTGCGTGACCTCTCGCGGTTACACGCAGGAGGACATGCTCGACGGCGTCGTCATCGTCGGCGCCAGCGCCATGCATGCCGAGATCAAGGAGGGTGCTGCAACGCTGTCGTTTTGACGATACACCGTCGGGATGGGCGGGAGTTCGGGCGGCGTCTCCCGCCGGCGTCGTCAGGCTTTGCGGACCGGCGACAGGCGCGGAGGAATACCAAGCGCCTATTCTTGCGCTCGGCAATATACTTGTGAGATTGTATCGATATACATGCGATAATGCCCGACGAAGGCAGCGCGGGGACTTCGATGACATCCGTGAAGGTCAATGAGCTGATATCGGTGGCGGGGCAGCCCGATGCCGCAGGCTTTGCTGCCTTCGCGGCTCAAGGCTTTGCCGCCGTCATCAATGCCCGGCCTGACGGCGAGGAGCCGGAGCAGCCGGGCAATACGGTGGAAAAGGCTTCCGCCTCCGCGGTCGGGCTTTCCTACAGTTTCGTGCCGGTGAAGGGGACCGAGATCACCGAAGCCGATATCCGCGCCTTCCAGGCGGCGATGGCGCAAGCGAAGGGGCCGGTTGTCGCCCATTGCAAGAGCGGCACGCGGGCGCTGATGCTCTATGTGCTGGGCGAGGTGCTGGATGGGCGGATGAAGCCCGGGGATGTCGAAGCCTTCGGTCAAAACCTCGGTTTCGATCTTGCCGGCGCGCGCCGCTTTCTCGAGAAGCGGGCAGGGCAGGTGCCTCATGTGAAGGCCTTCTTCGAGCCCCGCACCTGCAGTGTGCAATATGTCGTTTCCGACCCGGCGACGAGACGCTGTGCCATCATCGACCCGGTGTTCGATTTCGACGAGATGTCGGGGGCGACGGGAACGGCCAATGCCGACGCCATCCTCGCTCATATCGAAAGTGAAGGGCTGACAGTCGAATGGATCCTCGACACGCATCCGCATGCCGATCATTTCTCCGCCGCGCATTATCTGCATGAGAAGACCGGCGCGCCGACGGCGATCGGCGCCCATGTCACCGACGTGCAGAAGCTCTGGAAGGAGATCTACAACTGGCCGGCCCTTAAAACCGACGGTTCGCAATGGGACCGGCTGTTTGCCGATGGCGACACGTTCGAGATCGGTGCGCTTAAAGTCCGCGTGATGTTTTCGCCCGGGCACACACTCGCCTCGATCACCTATGTGATCGGTGACGCCGCCTTCGTGCACGATACGGTGTTCACGCCGGATTCCGGCACGGCGCGTACGGATTTCCCCGGCGGCAGTGCGAGCGCCCTCTGGCACTCGATCCAGGCCATCCTGTCGCTGCCCGAGGAAACCCGGCTCTTTTCCGGCCACGATTATCAGCCCGGCGGCCGGCACCCGCGCTGGGAAAGCACGGTGGCGGCGCAGAAGCGCTCCAATCCGCATATTGCAGGCATCGACGAGGCCGGTTTCGTGGCGCTGCGCCAGGCACGCGACCGCACGCTGCCGAAGCCGAAGCTGATGCTGCACGCGCTGCAGGTGAATATCCGCGGCGGACGGCTGCCCGAGCCGGAGGGGAATGGCCGGCGGTATCTGAAGATACCGCTGGATGCTTTGTGAGAGCGGGGGATAGTTGGCCGGTGACGACGTCTGGACGCTGCGCCGCCCGGGAAAAAGAGCTGGGTATCAGGAGCGACCTTTGCCATCGAGCAATTCTGACACCGGTAGCGGCAGGTCTGGATGTGCACGGCATAATCCGAGTAGATCTTCCCTTGCATCCGGGTAATCCTGAAGTGCAGCACGACGGTACCATTTGAATGCTTCTGTCAGATCGATCTCGCAGCCCACGCCGTGCTCTTTCAACTGGGCTAGCCTGTACTGTGCACCAGCATGATCCTGATCTGCGGCTTGGCTGTACCATCTGACAGCGTCTGCTGCATCGATATCGCAACCGTCGCCGTCTTCTCTCATCAAGCCCAGCAAATATCGCGCGTCGGCGTGGCCTTGATTGGCGGCTTTCTCAAGCCACTCGCAGCCTTCGGGCGCGCTCTGTGCAACTCCGTCCCCCATGAGATAGAGGCCCGCCAGGAGGAATTGCGCGTCGGCATGACCTTGTTCGGCGGCTTTCTGAAGCCATCCCGCGCCTTCTGTTTTATCGCGGGTGACACCTTCACCTCGTGCGGTGATGTGGCCCAATTCAAATTGTGCTTGCGCATCGCCTTGCTCGGCTGCTTGGCGAATCGCGTCTATCCTGGCGGCGGCGAGATCGGTGCTATCCGGATTGCTCATTGCTACATCAAACCTCGTTGAAATCGGTGGCGCCAAAACTATGTCGGGGCCTGCCTTCCGCAATCCGTCGTGACGCAGGTCCGGCAACGACTACGCCTGCGGATGTCCCAGCGCTTTTTCCAGCACGCCAGGCGGCAGCTTCTGCGCGAGGGCATCGCCAAGCTTTGCCTCGAGGTCCCGCAATTTGCCGTCGAGGGAGGGAAGGCCCGCGGGGCCGAAGGCTTCGATGTAACGATCGGCTTCACCCTTTGCCAGGAATTCGACCAGGACGTTGTCCTCGACCCAGAGCTTGACGATCCGGAAGAGGCCGGTTTCCACCTGCTCGGCGCACCAGCCTTCGCGGGCGGCGGCAGTCTCGATCGACGCGGCGTCTACCGCGGCGCTGACCAGCACGTGGGCGGTGACCGGCTCGAAGGTCGCCGGGCGCTGGCGGATGCCGAGCGGTGCGTCCGGATCGAAGACCGCGGTTGCGGGCAGGATTTCGAGGAAGGAGCCTTGCGTATCGCCCGATACGACGAGCCAGGCGTCATGGGGAAAGGGCGGGGTCGGCGCCCGCAGCGCGGTCGCCTCCATGAGCTCCGCCAGCACCCGGGCGACGCGACCGGGATCGCGCACGCCGAACGACATGTGATGAATCATCGCGCGTCTCCTTCCATTGTTGCCGGCTGGCGGGCCTCGGTCCCGCGGGAACGCCGGCGTGCATCGTCGATCAGGGCCTGCACGGCCCATTGCGCGGCCTTCGCGGCTTCAGCGCCCGACAGGCTCCAGTTATCTTTCATGCTCTCCCATCCCGAAGCAGAGCAGAGCGCTGTCACAGCGGCGAGCAGATGCCGGGCATCTTCTGCGGGAATCGTCCCGGTGACATCGCGCAGCGCGATCGAAAACTTCTCGCGCCGCGCCTCGGCATGGGCGAGCCTCACCGCGCGACCATGAGGATTGTGCAGCATCGCTCTCACCAGCGGCTCGTCGCGGTCGAAGGCAGAAAAGAGCTCGGGAATATGCGCCACTACTTGCTCAGGCGAAGCCGGCAGCGCCGGCACGGCGATCAGCGCATTCACCCAGTGCCAGAACGCGGCGAGCAGTGTCTCCTTGTTGGCGAAATAGCGATAAAGCGTGCGCTGCGGCACGCCGGACTGGCGGGCGACGAGATCGAAGGTGACCTCGTCGCTACCGGCGCGCAACAGGGCGGCAAGACCTTCCATGATGCGGTCCTGCGTGATGGTCGCCAACTCTTCGCGGGCCGTGGGTCGAGGCGGTGTCACTTTATTCATGGCAGTATTAATGCCATAATGGCAGCATTGCTGTCAAACGTCTTCTGGCAACCGGCGGTTTGCGCGGTGAGACGGCATGAAGCGCATTTGTCGGTGAGGCGGCATGACACGCGGGAATAGTTATTGACGCCGGGCGGGCCGGCGACGTAACTGGGTGCGACGGTTCCCTGAAGATGACTCCAAGGGGATTAATAGGGAACACGGTGAGGATGACCCAGTAGGGACCGAGACCGTGGCTGCCCCCGCAACTGTAAGCGGATTGTCGATCATCTCAGGAGTGGCCAGCGACTGGCCATCTCTGAAGGGCTCATGGCCCTGCCACTGCGAGATATCGCGGGAAGGAGGATGAAACGACGGATATCCGCAAGCCAGGAGACCTGCCGTCAATCACGATCCAATCAACCGGGCGGGGATGCCCGGACAAGGAACAGATATGATTGACCTGCTGAACCTTCGCCGAATTCCGGCATGCATCCGTCTCGATTGGGCCTCCTGCGGCTAGTGCACGCCTAAGCGTGCTTTCGGTCCGCGCATATGCGCGGAACGGCCGTGATTTTCCCTTCATCGAGGTTTTCCATGCGCCAGATTCTCGCCACCATGACATTTGCCTTCGGGCTCGCCGGCTTTGCGGCACCAAGCCTTGCCGCGACCCGATATCCCTTGACCATCACCAATTGCGGCCAGCAGGTGACCTTCGAAAAGGCGCCATCCAAAGTCGTTTCGATCGGTCAGGGCATGACCGAAGTGCTCTTCTCGCTCGGCCTTGCCGACAAGATCGCCGGAACGGCCGTCTGGGTCGGTCCCGTCCTGCCGCAATATGCCGAGGCCAACAGCAAGATAAAGCGGCTTGCCGACAACGACCCGAGCTTCGAATCCGTCGTCGGGCAGGAGCCCGACCTGGTGACGGCCGAGTTCGAATGGCATGTCGGCGCGCAGGGCTCGGTCGGCAAGCGGGAGCAATTCAAGGATCTCGGGATCAATACCTATCTCGCGCCGGCCGATTGCGTCGCCAAGGTCAACACTGATGGCGGCGACGGCGTGCGCAAGGAGCTGTTCACGATGGACCTGATCTACCGGGAAATCGCCGAGCTCTCGGAGATCTTCGACGTCAAGGAGCGCGGCGATGCGCTGATTTCCAAGCTGAAGAAGCGCGAGTCGGATGCCGTCGCCTCGATATCAGGCGCGTCGGGCAAGAACCTGCCCGTCGTCTTCTGGTTCTCCAGCAAGGAGGTCAATGGCGACGCCTTCATCGCCGGCAAGAACAGCGCGCCCGCCTATATTCTGAAGACGATCGGTGCGAAGAACGTCGTCACCACGGAAGAGGAATGGCCGCTGGTCGGTTGGGAAACCATCGCCCAGGCTAACCCTGCCGTCATCGTGCTCGCGACCATGGACCGCCGCCGTTACGCCGCTGACGATCCCAAGGTCAAGGTCGATTTCCTCGAGAACGATCCTGTGACCAAGGAGCTGGACGCGGTCAAAAACAAGCACTTCGTGATGATGGACGCGCAGTCGATGAACCCGACGATCCGCACGATCGACGGTATCGAGACATTGGCGAACGGCATCAAGTCCTTCGGCCTGGCGCAGTGAAGGCAGTGTCGGTCAGGCAACAGGGATGGTGGGCGCTTGCCGCGCTCACCACGGCGGCACTTCTCCTGCTCGGGCTGATGGTCAGTCTTGCCGTTTCGATCGGCGAGATCGCGATCCCGCTTGCGACGACGGCGGAGGCGATTTCGAACCGTCTGTTCGGAACGGATTTCGAGCTCAGCCGCATCCACCAGGGCATCGTCTGGGATTATCGTCTGAGCCGCGCGCTCGTCGCGGCCAGCGCCGGCGCGTCGCTCTCGCTTTCGGGCGCGATCCTGCAGGCGCTGCTGCGCAATCCGCTGGCCGAACCCTACGTGCTCGGCATCTCCGCCGGTGCCTCGACGGGGGCCGTCTGCGTGATGATCCTCGGTTTCGGCTACGGTGTTCTCGGCCTGTCGAGCGGCGCCTTCATCGGTGCGGTCATTGCCTTTTTGCTGGTCGGCATCCTGGCGACGGGTGCGGGGGGAACCGGTGAGCGCATCATCCTGTGCGGCGTCGCCGGTTCGCAGCTCTTCAATGCACTAACCTCCTACATCGTGACGACATCGGCGAATGCCGAGCAGGCGCGCGGCATCCTGTTCTGGCTGCTGGGTTCGCTCAGCGGCGTGCGCTGGCCCGATGTCTATCTGTCGGTGCCAATCGCGCTTGCCGGCTTCGTCATCTGCATGGCCCATGTGCGGGCGCTCGACGCCTTCGCCTTCGGCACGGATGCCGCCGCCTCGCTCGGCATTGCCGTACGCCGCGTCCAGATCGTGCTGTTCGCCATGACGGCGGCGATGACGGCAAGCGTCGTCAGCATGGTGGGTTCGATCGGCTTCGTCGGCCTCGTCATCCCCCATGCCGCCCGCTTCCTCGTCGGGCCGGCGCATAGGCGGCTGCTGCCGGCAACGGCGCTCGGCGGCGCGATCTACATGGTCGGAGCCGATATCATTTCGCGCATCATCATCCCGCAGCAGATCCTGCCGATCGGGGTCGTCACCGCGCTCTTCGGCGCACCGGCCTTCGCCGTCATCCTCTATCGTGTGCGGGGGAAGGCATGAGCATCAGCATCGACGAGGTGAGCTTTGCCGCCGGTAATATC
The nucleotide sequence above comes from Rhizobium indicum. Encoded proteins:
- a CDS encoding ATP-binding protein; the encoded protein is MDHTGEVLILTGPPGSGKTTTAEALAREPGSPKVHLHCDDFWHFIKNGVIPPYLPEAHEQNVVVVDVLTKAATGYAGGGYFVVVDGIVGPWFLEPFRKIAAPLHYVILRPPLDVAIRRCRERGGDTLTDPGPIAALYQQFSSLGPFEQHVVSTEGHDREDTLRTVIEAMSSGTFRLAS
- a CDS encoding VOC family protein, which codes for MIDHITMAVSDLEKSKLFYERAFEPLGYRLSFGKEGVFWAFDVGGSLFEIQHTDDKPPLTRVHVAFRVQSRAEVEAFYRAALEAGARDNGLPGPRPEYEENYYACFVLDPDGYNIEAMLNQPAPHG
- a CDS encoding sensor histidine kinase, translating into MDSESPKPLTTRFPVGGGEIGRLIQTRDWSKTPLGPLDLWPQSLKTATNMLLLSPVPIVLLWGEDGVMIYNDAYSVFAGSRHPDLLGSKVREGWSEIADFNDNVMKVGLSGKTLAYENQELTLLRHGSPAPAWMNLDYSPVLDESGKPAGVIAIVVETTKSVLGQRRLRESEERFRAFTTATTDIVYRMSADWKEMQQLDGRNVLADTADPTVAWQEAYLFPEDIPAIQAVIDEAISSKGVFECEHRVRRADGSTGWVLSRAVPLLNDAGAIVEWFGAATDITERRRKQQQLELVVHELNHRVKNNLAMVQAFAYRTFRDAEDIPRALDSFTARLVSLGRANDLLTGELWSSASLKQTLDQATVPHRPDGGRWELTGDEIRVSAKTALALTMAFHELGTNAVRHGAWSNDGGAVSVKCSLQIIDGTQRYRIDWNEHGGPPVEQPKRKGFGTVLIQRGLAAETGGNVEISFAETGFSFSLDAPADRLRNE
- a CDS encoding BTAD domain-containing putative transcriptional regulator, yielding MRIRLLGGLEVTSPEHRQVRFTTRKTSLLFAALVLAGRRGYRRELLSETFWPGRSNEQARNSLRQALVDIRRSFPAGGDAAVYIDGDQETVALITGPDETDISIFDRKLEAGRTADLAFAADLYRGEVLAGEAIPDGLDEWFGPYQSTYQRKALQLVERLSLALSEPGAAEESACEALAERLLAVDPTMEAAHRALMRIHALRGHENAALRQFEACRAFLKKHLQAEPEAETSSLAASLQSRQGSEHQRTTPSPDLALQPQAISASAKHHDRPSVAVLPFQNLSGDAEQEYFADGIVEDITIALAQFRHLYVIARNSSFTYKGQAVDIKQVGRELDVRYVVEGSVRRTGDRLRIAGQLIDTSTGTHLWADRFDGTLANVFDLQDQVASSIVGAITPKVEEAEIERAKRKPTENLDAYDYYLRGLAAFDRTVTNRSVIDEALRLFREAIERDPEFAVAHARAARCYATRKSNGWMLNPADETAEATRLARRAVELGWDDAVALTYGGYVIGYVGGDLDDSAACIDRALFLNPNLAAALGVSSWVKACLGEPDRAIEHATLAMRLSPLDPRLFAWQFNIGLAHFCAGHYDDAAVWAGKSLRHQLNYPSAMRVMAASQAMAGRLAQARETIARLCLMDPALRLSNLADVLPPFRRPDDRNGYIEALRMAGLPE
- a CDS encoding cupin domain-containing protein, which gives rise to MSSFRNAVVSLPGKERVAKTPFGARIVIHATAAETGGAFGMWETFTPPGHGPAPHTHTREIEVFRVIRGLYRFQCGDEAFDAPVGTVVVLPPHVPHSWRNIGDEPGQMFGTVTPGGCEQMFIDIEAFGADTPEKIAVIEARLGIINDITLALGLTGPQPR
- a CDS encoding DUF1127 domain-containing protein, translating into MAHTETHAGISAPERQLFGSEPNSLATIVAALRAWRRAVVRRKALAELTPDQLRDIGQPGDNRPVLEIKAGLMTKLMSMR
- a CDS encoding response regulator, which gives rise to MAKRVLVVEDEMTIAMMIEDMLIDLGHEVVATAARLPTALEVAADGNLDFVILDVNLAGHQSFPVATVLQQRGIPFAFATGYGPAGIDPAFAGRPVLTKPFTTADLAAVIETVG